The following coding sequences are from one Oncorhynchus nerka isolate Pitt River linkage group LG6, Oner_Uvic_2.0, whole genome shotgun sequence window:
- the LOC115130843 gene encoding SAM and SH3 domain-containing protein 3-like, with protein sequence MLRRKPSNASEKEQVLEKVQKKKLTLQRSSSFKDFMKPKSPVVLDKEFNLDYTVPEDVSEEETVKSGSKQGKKSWRNVISRTMTRKTSKRVQKALAEGGESGEEGSPSPTTDWMPDLTAGNRTSVCSTGSEDTIYSPLARQLSGCGDRQSLDSGYSQRDSMRLEESSPPYTGPFCGRARVHTDFIPSPYDIESLKLQKGDIIQIIEKDPVGTWTGKLNNKVGTFKFIYVNILPDETTPPMRKRCSGKNRRSMAKDKPQTLEEVLERIGLIELGSLLSMHGFQSLEDFSGLKESHLNELNITDAEQRTKILTATELLRESDDESEPEEEVSSVEEKGDVPRDSGCFESTENLENGRHEPEGEPGTEQKSNREPEQHQVEEGQLSSVEEQLQELTVDVVVT encoded by the exons ATGTTACGGCGAAAACCTTCCAACGCCTCAGAGAAGGAGCAGGTGCTGGAGAAGGTGCAGAAGAAGAAG cTCACCCTGCAGAGGTCCAGCAGCTTCAAGGACTTCATGAAGCCCAAGTCCCCTGTAGTGCTGGACAAGGAGTTCAATTTGGACTACACA GTGCCGGAGGATGtgtctgaggaggagacagtgaaGAGTGGCAGTAAGCAGGGGAAGAAGTCGTGGCGTAACGTCATCTCACGCACCATGACCCGTAAAACCTCCAAGAGGGTACAGAAGGCTCTGGCAGAGGGG GGGGAAAGTGGCGAGGAGGGCTCCCCGTCCCCCACCACAGACTGGATGCCAGACCTGACAGCAGGCAATAGGACCTCCGTGTGCTCCACAGGCTCAGAGGACACCATCTACAGCCCCCTCGCTCGCCAGCTCTCTGGGt GTGGGGACCGCCAGAGCCTAGACAGTGGCTACAGCCAGAGAGACAGCATGAGGCTGGAGGAGTCCAGTCCTCCCTACACAGGCCCCTTCTGTGGTCGTGCCCGCGTCCACACAGACTTCATCCCCAGCCCCTACGACATTGAGTCCCTCAAGCTCCAA AAAGGTGACATCATCCAGATAATTGAGAAAGACCCGGTGGGCACATGGACGGGGAAGCTCAACAACAAGGTGGGCACCTTTAAGTTCATCTACGTCAACATCCTACCGGACGAGACCACACCACCCATGAGGAAGAGGTGCTCCGGCAAGAACCGCCGCTCCATGGCCAAAGACAAGCCCCAGACCCTGGAGGAAGTTCTGGAGAGGATCGGTCTCATC GAGCTGGGCTCTTTGCTGTCTATGCATGGCTTCCAGAGCCTGGAGGACTTTAGCGGACTGAAGGAGTCCCACCTCAATGAGCTCAACATCACAGATGCTGAACAACGTACAAAGATCCTGACTGCTACTGAGCTGCTGCGTGAAT CGGATGATGAGTCTGAGCCAGAGGAGGAGGTAAGTAGTGTTGAGGAGAAGGGTGATGTACCCAGGGACTCGGGCTGTTTCGAGAGCACAGAAAACCTGGAGAACGGGCGCCATGAACCAGAGGGAGAGCCAGGTACAGAGCAGAAGTCTAACCGGGAGCCAGAGCAGCACCAGGTTGAAGAGGGTCAGCTGAGTTCTGTTGAGGAGCAACTGCAGGAGCTTACAGTGGACGTGGTGGTCACCTGA